The Sphingopyxis sp. BE259 nucleotide sequence CGGCTGGTGTTTCGCCCGCTGGGGCTCGACGCCTGTTTCAACTGGCCGACCTGTAGCGACGCCGCGGTCGCACGGGCGGTGGTGCTCTACGACGCCGACAATAACGTCCTGCGCGACGATCTGCGCGCAGGCCGTCCGATCTGCCCGGTGGTGCCCGCCACAGACGGGACCTGCAACCTCGCGGTCTATCGGCTCGCGCGCCATGGGGCTGGGTTCAGCCCGCAGGGCGGCCTGCGGATTTCGGCCAACGGGCTGGCGCGGATTGGCGTCATGCTGCTGCGCCGCGGCGACGGCTTTCTGCGACCCGACAGTGTGGCCCGGCTGGAAGCGATGGCGACGGTCCGCCCCACCACGGGTGAAGGGACCGCAGGGTTTTTCTGTGAATATGGTATGGCCATGCATAGTTCGGGCAGCCGGGCCGCGACTGGGCCGGGATGCCGCGATGACCTGTTCGGTGACGGCCGCCGCCGGATCGGCCACTCGGGCGACGCCTATGGATTGCGGTCGGGGCTGTGGTTCGACCTTGAAGCCGGAGCGGGCACTGCCTATTTCGTGACTCAGGTGCCAGACGGGCAGAAGGGGAAGCGGTCAGCCTATAGCGCGGCAGAGGAGGAATTGGTCGATGCGGCGATTGCCGGGCCGACCAGTGTCAGCCCTCTTGCCAGCCCCGCCCACGGACACTAGGGCAATTTCCAACATTCACGGCTTAGTCAGAAAAGGAATAGCGCATGAGCGATTCGGCCGAAAAGGTTAAGAAGATCGTCGTCGAACATCTGGGCGTCGAAGCCGACAAGGTTACCGAAGAAGCGAGCTTCATCGATGATTTGGGCGCCGACAGCCTCGACATCGTCGAACTGGTGATGGCATTCGAAGAAGAATTCGGCGTCGAGATCCCCGACGATGCGGCGGAAAAGATCGCCACCGTCAAGGATGCGATCGACTATATCGAAGCGAACAAGGGCTAAAGCGGCCCGGTCCGGCTTGGCCGGACGCGGCGGCTGCGCTGCCCAGCGTTTCCGGCTTCCCGGTCCTGCCGCTCCGCGCGCTGTGACCGGGAAGCCTTTTTATTGGGCGCGCGCCGGTCTAGATAAAGCGGGCACCTGCTGGGGCGGGGCCGACGAAAGGAATGACTATGCGCCGCGTTGTGGTGACGGGATTGGGTTTGGTGACGCCGCTGGGCGCCGATGTGGAAACCACATGGGCCAATTTGCTCGCGGGCAAATCGGGCGCCGGGACGATCACCCATTTCGACGCGTCGGACCAGAAATGCACGATCGCGTGCGAGGTCAAGGGACCCGACCATGAATATGGTTTCGACCCCGGCAAACGTGTCGATCACAAGGTGCAGCGCCAAGTCGATCCGTTCATCATCTATGGCATCGACGCCGCCGGACAGGCGATCGAGGATGCGGGGCTTGAAGACATGACCGAAGCGCAGAAGCTGCGCGCCGGTTGCTCGATCGGGTCGGGCATCGGCGGTCTGCCGGGCATCGAAAGCGAGAGCCTGCTGCTCGCCGAAAAAGGTCCGGGCCGCGTCAGCCCGCATTTCGTCCATGGTCGCCTGATCAACCTGATCTCAGGCCAGGTCAGCATCAAATACGGCCTGCAAGGCCCCAATCATGCCGTCGTTACCGCCTGTTCGACCGGCGCCCATTCGATCGGCGACGCGGCGCGGATGATCCGCGACGATGATGCCGACATCATGCTGGCGGGCGGC carries:
- a CDS encoding serine hydrolase domain-containing protein, translated to MLSALALLIVAASPSPAAVAVHFDRDGTVETRVVAGMADRQSGRPLSPDDPVRIASVSKLVVALGVMRLVEAGRLDLDRDVSAYLGWQLRHPAYPDRAVTLAQLLGHRAGLTDNIDYALPLGADLEAALRNPAAWDTARPPGGDFTYANLNYPIVAAAIEGATGERFDQAMARLVFRPLGLDACFNWPTCSDAAVARAVVLYDADNNVLRDDLRAGRPICPVVPATDGTCNLAVYRLARHGAGFSPQGGLRISANGLARIGVMLLRRGDGFLRPDSVARLEAMATVRPTTGEGTAGFFCEYGMAMHSSGSRAATGPGCRDDLFGDGRRRIGHSGDAYGLRSGLWFDLEAGAGTAYFVTQVPDGQKGKRSAYSAAEEELVDAAIAGPTSVSPLASPAHGH
- a CDS encoding acyl carrier protein, with translation MSDSAEKVKKIVVEHLGVEADKVTEEASFIDDLGADSLDIVELVMAFEEEFGVEIPDDAAEKIATVKDAIDYIEANKG